One Salvelinus sp. IW2-2015 linkage group LG4q.2, ASM291031v2, whole genome shotgun sequence DNA window includes the following coding sequences:
- the LOC111963116 gene encoding saccharopine dehydrogenase-like oxidoreductase → MAKVDTSSSRPYHIVIFGASGFTGQFVVEEVARTVSEGPKGTLTWAVAGRSRQKLDKVLEQAAGTLGKPELRTAVEVIVADVGEPDSLAAMCKQAVIVLNCVGPYRFWGEPVVKACVENGAHCIDICGEPQFLESMQLNYDSQAADKGVYIVGACGFDSIPADMGVLYTRDQFKGTLTALESFLTVSTGPEGGSINDGTWKSAIYGFADSGKLRSLRKKFGHKPLPVVGSKIKRRSALFYSNEVQQYAVPFMGADPSVVKRSQRFLLEEHQETPVQYGAYAGVGGVANIVKMLFAGMMFWFLVKFSFGRDLLIKYPEFFSFGFFSKDGPTRKQMEGSSFKFAFYGEGYTGGQDPSQGRPNAKIRTLVQGPEAGYVATPIAMVQAAITILNEPTALPKKGGVYTPGATFAKTKLVERLNKHGIQFSVI, encoded by the exons ATGGCGAAGGTGGATACCTCCTCTAGCAGACCCTATCACATTGTTATTTTTGGTGCTTCGGGTTTCACCGGTCAGTTTGTGGTTGAAGAGGTGGCCAGGACCGTATCGGAGGGGCCGAAGGGGACGTTGACATGGGCTGTGGCTGGGAGAAGCAGGCAGAAACTGGACAAAGTTCTAGAGCAGGCCGCCGGAACCCTCG GTAAGCCGGAGCTGAGGACTGCAGTYGAGGTCATCGTGGCTGATGTGGGAGAGCCTGACTCACTGGCTGCCATGTGCAAACAGGCTGTCATTGTTCTCAACTGCGTGGGGCCA tacaggTTCTGGGGCGAGCCTGTGGTGAAGGCATGCGTGGAGAACGGCGCACACTGCATTGACATCTGTGGAGAACCCCAG TTCCTAGAGAGTATGCAGTTGAATTACGACAGTCAAGCAGCTGATAAAGGAGTGTACATTGTGGGGGCGTGTGGCTTCGACTCCATACCTGCAGACATGGGAGTCCTCTACACCAGGGACCAGTTcaaag GGACACTCACGGCTCTAGAGAGCTTCCTGACAGTCAGCACAGGACCTGAG GGTGGTTCAATCAATGACGGGACATGGAAGTCGGCCATCTATGGTTTTGCTGACAGCGGGAAGCTGCGGAGCCTCaggaagaagtttggacacaAACCTCTCCCTGTGGTGGGCTCAAAGATCAAACGCAG GAGTGCCCTGTTCTATAGTAATGAGGTTCAGCAGTACGCGGTTCCGTTCATGGGAGCCGACCCCTCGGTGGTGAAGAGGTCTCAACGCTTTCTACTGGAGGAACACCAGGAAACACCT GTCCAGTATGGTGCGTATGCAGGAGTAGGAGGTGTGGCCAACATTGTCAAGATGCTATTCGCTGGGATGATGTTCTGGTTCCTGGTCAAATTCAGCTTTGGACGAGACCTGCTGATTAAG TATCCAGAGTTTTTCTCCTTTGGTTTCTTCTCCAAGGATGGACCGACAAGAAAGCAG ATGGAGGGGTCGTCCTTCAAGTTTGCCTTCTACGGAGAAGGTTACACTGGGGGACAGGACCCCAGCCAGGGACGACCCAATGCTAAGATCCGCACACTAGTCCAAGGACCAG AGGCGGGCTACGTGGCCACGCCCATCGCCATGGTACAGGCCGCTATCACCATCCTAAACGAGCCCACAGCCCTCCCCAAAAA gggAGGTGTGTACACCCCAGGAGCAACCTTTGCCAAAACTAAGCTGGTGGAGCGTCTCAACAAGCATGGCATCCAGTTCTCTGTCATCTAA